From the Gordonia bronchialis DSM 43247 genome, one window contains:
- the malQ gene encoding 4-alpha-glucanotransferase: MNGGDVGGGDVDGSVPDGRLAELARRWGVATEYVGADRLTHRVSAETLIAVLDALGVAAQDAERVEKAIVAIDERQWREFLPPVVVVTEGGGTFTVHVPHGDPVDVGIVTEAGEARTPEQLDIWVDPREIDGVLIGRASFAVPADLEPGYHRIKVINLRDTSTASTSLIVTPARLTTADRLLGHQRWGLAVQLYSVRSARSWGVGDFADLRGICEVAGSSYGADFVQVNPLHAAQPQPPLENSPYLPTTRRFVNPLYIRVTDIPEISGLNKQQRKWCKVVERAFFDENMSAQLIKRDKSFAAKMECLELIFGVPRSGRRRAAYREFRRREGKGLRRFATWCALAERYPEGDRRWATKLRDKDHVKAKRRKLKRRIEFYTWLQWICDEQLAAAQQAALSAGMSVGVIADLAVGVARHSADTWTLGDVLAAGATVGAPPDAFNQQGQGWDQPPWHPRRLAEAGYEPYRDMLRTVLRHAGGLRVDHILGLFRLWWIPDGRGPAHGTYVHYDHDALIGILALEAQRADAVVIGEDLGVFEPTVQQTLTERGILGTSILWFEHGPYAPIPPEDYRELCLTSVTTHDLPPTAGYLAGDHIELRSALGLLETDEATERARDERDRDAIIDLARARGLLDVDGDPTDPANIPATIDALYALIAASPSVLLSVALVDAVGERRIQNQPGTDATQYPNWCIPLADSGQNVVLVEDLIGVARFRNLVGALEEAGVGR; the protein is encoded by the coding sequence GTGAATGGCGGTGACGTGGGTGGCGGTGACGTGGATGGCTCGGTTCCCGACGGCCGACTGGCCGAACTGGCCCGCCGGTGGGGCGTGGCGACCGAGTACGTCGGTGCCGATCGGCTGACCCATCGGGTGAGCGCCGAGACGCTGATCGCCGTGCTCGACGCGCTCGGTGTCGCGGCGCAGGACGCCGAGCGCGTCGAGAAGGCGATCGTGGCGATCGACGAGCGGCAATGGCGGGAGTTCCTCCCACCCGTCGTCGTGGTCACCGAAGGTGGTGGAACGTTCACAGTCCATGTGCCGCACGGTGATCCGGTCGATGTCGGCATCGTCACCGAGGCCGGCGAGGCTCGCACACCGGAGCAGCTCGACATCTGGGTGGACCCGCGTGAGATCGACGGTGTCCTGATCGGACGGGCCAGTTTTGCGGTGCCGGCTGATCTCGAGCCCGGCTACCACCGCATCAAGGTGATCAATCTGCGTGACACGTCCACCGCCAGCACCTCCCTGATCGTCACGCCGGCAAGGCTCACGACTGCCGATCGCCTGTTGGGTCACCAACGATGGGGACTCGCGGTCCAGTTGTACTCGGTGCGTTCGGCGCGATCCTGGGGCGTCGGTGACTTCGCAGACCTGCGGGGAATCTGCGAGGTAGCGGGCAGCAGCTACGGTGCCGACTTCGTCCAGGTCAACCCGCTGCACGCCGCGCAACCTCAACCGCCGCTGGAAAACTCGCCCTACCTTCCCACCACGCGGCGGTTTGTCAATCCGCTCTACATCCGGGTCACCGACATCCCCGAGATCAGTGGCCTGAACAAGCAACAGCGCAAGTGGTGCAAGGTGGTCGAGCGCGCCTTCTTCGACGAGAACATGTCGGCTCAACTCATCAAGCGCGACAAGTCCTTTGCCGCCAAGATGGAATGTCTGGAACTCATCTTCGGGGTGCCGCGCAGCGGGCGGCGCCGCGCCGCGTACCGCGAGTTCCGTCGCCGCGAGGGCAAGGGGCTGCGCCGGTTCGCGACGTGGTGTGCGCTGGCCGAGCGCTATCCCGAGGGCGACCGCCGGTGGGCGACGAAGTTGCGCGACAAGGACCATGTGAAGGCCAAACGCAGAAAACTCAAGCGCCGCATCGAGTTCTACACCTGGTTGCAATGGATTTGCGACGAGCAACTCGCCGCGGCCCAACAGGCCGCGCTGTCGGCCGGGATGAGTGTCGGCGTGATCGCCGACCTCGCCGTCGGGGTGGCCCGGCACAGCGCCGACACCTGGACGCTGGGCGACGTCCTGGCCGCCGGCGCCACCGTCGGCGCCCCACCCGACGCGTTCAATCAGCAGGGGCAGGGCTGGGATCAGCCGCCGTGGCATCCGCGTCGACTCGCCGAGGCCGGCTACGAGCCCTACCGGGACATGCTGCGCACAGTACTGCGCCATGCCGGTGGTCTTCGCGTCGATCACATTCTCGGGCTGTTCCGGTTGTGGTGGATTCCCGATGGCCGGGGTCCCGCGCACGGCACCTACGTGCACTACGACCACGATGCGCTGATCGGCATCCTCGCGCTGGAGGCGCAACGGGCCGACGCCGTGGTCATCGGCGAGGACCTCGGGGTGTTCGAGCCGACTGTGCAGCAAACCCTCACCGAGCGCGGCATCCTGGGTACCTCGATCCTGTGGTTCGAACACGGCCCGTACGCGCCGATCCCACCCGAGGACTACCGCGAACTGTGTCTGACCTCGGTCACCACGCACGACCTACCGCCGACGGCCGGTTACCTTGCAGGTGATCACATCGAATTGCGTTCTGCCCTGGGCCTGTTGGAGACCGACGAGGCGACCGAACGGGCGCGCGACGAACGTGACCGGGACGCGATCATCGACCTCGCGCGGGCGCGAGGCCTGCTCGATGTCGACGGCGACCCGACCGACCCGGCGAACATCCCGGCGACGATCGATGCGCTCTATGCGCTGATCGCGGCCAGCCCGTCGGTGCTGCTGAGCGTCGCACTGGTGGATGCGGTGGGGGAGAGACGGATTCAGAATCAGCCGGGCACCGACGCCACCCAGTACCCCAATTGGTGTATCCCGCTCGCCGATTCCGGGCAAAACGTCGTCCTGGTGGAGGATCTCATCGGCGTCGCCCGGTTCCGCAACCTGGTGGGTGCGCTCGAGGAGGCCGGCGTCGGACGCTGA
- a CDS encoding flavin-containing monooxygenase → MVDEQAPARPDHDAIIVGAGFGGIGAGIALKRAGLDNLAILEREDDLGGTWHVNHYPGLAVDIASVTYSFSFEPNPDWSRLFAPGAELKQYAHRIADKYDLKRHMEFGTSVTTARWDDEDRVWTVRTSDGSTRTARYLVTATGFLSQPHTPDFPGMDSFAGHVIHTTAWEDGYDFTGKRAAVIGTGATAVQLIPEIAAQADELTVFQRTPIWVVPKVDFAIPPVVRNLFRRIPLTQKAARLVNTSLLEALMVFGVLHFKEARLGNKFAELLGKAHLRAQVSDAELRRKLTPDYDFGCKRPTFSNSYFATFNRPDVQLETNSIMAVEPDGIVTADGTKTAIDTLVLATGFNLWDVNFPAFEIIGREERNLGKWWRESRFQAYEGITMPHFPNLLSLNSPYSYSGLSYFTTIEGQMRHIARLFGELRRRGSDTFEVTDAANTEFLDEMTDHLQSSVFYHGNCASSRSYYFNQHGEATLLRPTSTLRTLREMEHFPLDAYAYR, encoded by the coding sequence ATGGTGGACGAGCAAGCCCCGGCCCGACCCGATCACGACGCGATCATCGTCGGAGCGGGTTTCGGCGGAATCGGCGCGGGTATCGCACTCAAACGCGCCGGGCTGGACAACCTCGCCATCCTCGAGCGTGAGGACGACCTCGGCGGGACCTGGCACGTCAACCACTATCCCGGCCTCGCCGTGGATATCGCGTCGGTGACCTACTCGTTCTCCTTCGAGCCCAACCCGGACTGGTCGCGCCTGTTCGCTCCCGGTGCGGAACTGAAGCAGTACGCCCACCGCATCGCCGACAAGTACGATCTCAAGCGGCACATGGAGTTCGGGACCTCGGTGACCACGGCCCGATGGGACGACGAGGACCGGGTCTGGACGGTGCGCACCTCCGACGGGTCGACGCGGACCGCACGCTACCTCGTCACCGCCACCGGCTTCCTCTCCCAGCCACACACCCCCGACTTCCCCGGAATGGACTCGTTCGCCGGTCACGTCATCCACACCACCGCCTGGGAGGACGGCTACGACTTCACCGGCAAACGCGCCGCCGTGATCGGCACCGGGGCGACAGCCGTCCAGCTCATTCCCGAGATCGCCGCGCAGGCAGACGAACTCACCGTCTTTCAGCGCACACCGATCTGGGTGGTACCCAAGGTCGATTTCGCCATCCCGCCCGTGGTGCGCAATCTGTTCCGCCGAATCCCGTTGACGCAGAAGGCTGCACGGCTGGTCAACACCTCCCTGCTCGAGGCGCTGATGGTGTTCGGGGTGCTGCACTTCAAGGAGGCCAGGCTCGGCAACAAATTCGCCGAACTGCTCGGCAAGGCGCACTTGCGTGCTCAGGTGTCCGACGCCGAGCTGCGTCGGAAATTGACCCCGGACTACGACTTCGGATGCAAGCGACCGACGTTCTCCAACAGCTACTTCGCGACCTTCAATCGGCCCGATGTGCAGCTGGAGACCAATTCGATCATGGCGGTGGAACCCGACGGGATCGTCACCGCCGACGGAACCAAGACCGCGATCGACACGCTGGTCCTCGCCACCGGATTCAACCTATGGGACGTGAACTTCCCCGCCTTCGAGATCATCGGTCGCGAAGAGCGCAATCTGGGAAAGTGGTGGCGGGAGAGCCGCTTTCAGGCGTACGAGGGCATCACGATGCCGCATTTCCCCAACTTGCTGTCGCTGAACAGCCCGTACTCGTACAGCGGTCTCTCGTACTTCACCACCATCGAGGGGCAGATGCGTCACATCGCCCGCCTCTTCGGGGAGCTGAGACGTCGTGGCAGCGATACCTTCGAGGTCACCGATGCGGCCAACACCGAGTTCCTCGACGAGATGACCGATCATCTGCAGTCGTCGGTGTTCTACCACGGGAACTGCGCGTCCTCGCGGAGCTACTACTTCAACCAGCACGGCGAGGCGACACTCCTGCGACCCACCTCGACGCTGCGCACCCTGCGGGAGATGGAGCATTTTCCGCTCGACGCCTACGCGTATCGCTGA
- a CDS encoding cysteine hydrolase, producing the protein MTDSLTLNPATTALVLIEYQNEFTSDGGVLHDAVSEVMDKTGMLANTVALVEKARAAGVTIMHAPITFAPGYGELTRHPYGILKGVVDGNAFVKGTWGAAIVDDLTPADGDILVEGKRGLDTFASTNLDFILRSKGIDTIILGGFLTNCCVESTMRSGYENGYRVITLTDCTAATSVAEHDNAISFDYPMFSQPVESSQVAAAL; encoded by the coding sequence ATGACGGATTCACTGACCCTCAACCCGGCGACCACCGCATTGGTCCTCATCGAATACCAGAACGAATTCACCAGTGACGGCGGTGTTCTGCACGACGCCGTGTCCGAGGTGATGGACAAGACCGGCATGCTCGCCAACACCGTTGCCCTGGTCGAGAAAGCTCGCGCGGCGGGGGTGACGATCATGCACGCACCCATCACCTTCGCACCCGGCTACGGCGAACTGACCCGCCATCCGTACGGCATCCTCAAGGGTGTGGTCGACGGCAACGCCTTCGTCAAGGGAACCTGGGGCGCGGCGATCGTCGACGATCTCACCCCCGCCGACGGCGACATCCTCGTGGAGGGCAAACGCGGCCTCGACACCTTTGCCAGCACCAACCTCGATTTCATCCTGCGCAGCAAGGGAATCGACACGATCATCCTCGGCGGCTTCCTCACCAACTGCTGTGTGGAGTCGACGATGCGCTCAGGCTACGAGAACGGTTACCGCGTCATCACCCTCACCGACTGCACCGCGGCCACCTCGGTCGCCGAACACGACAACGCGATCAGCTTCGACTACCCGATGTTCTCCCAGCCGGTGGAGTCGTCCCAGGTGGCAGCCGCCCTCTGA
- a CDS encoding ATP-grasp domain-containing protein produces MPDAAPHVLVTTSRMPFAVDEIHKLGEMGREVTAADTFGSSPGSHSRGARRHVTIPAPTQRTAEFIAAIMEVIRRDRITWLLPMFEEVFYLARHRDLLRDAGGDDLELFFPDFDTLAKVHDKVGFTQFCRQLGLPAAESVTATSRSELRAATQRWPHWFARAAFGRGGLDVATNTGPLASESDLEEITPSRQEPWLVQEYLTGVDRCSWSVVHHGEVVLHSCYEHPLTIDDRGGIVFESVDSPESLAAAQRIARELNWHGQLSFDYLVTDDGVHHMVECNPRPTAGCTLATAAEFDTALFAPADLVVVPAGRKKMIKAAVLRDALKHPSHARRNAAIAKGAGGVYDQPHDHLPLLFSALSLQHVLAYRKVLGLDRNKREELVATQFFDVLWDGSPID; encoded by the coding sequence ATGCCCGACGCCGCGCCCCATGTGCTGGTCACCACGTCACGAATGCCGTTCGCGGTGGACGAGATCCACAAGCTCGGCGAGATGGGCCGGGAGGTGACCGCGGCCGACACCTTCGGGTCGTCGCCGGGCAGCCACTCACGCGGGGCGCGCCGGCACGTGACGATACCGGCGCCCACCCAGCGAACCGCCGAGTTCATCGCCGCGATCATGGAGGTGATCCGCCGCGATCGGATCACCTGGCTGCTACCGATGTTCGAGGAGGTCTTCTACCTCGCTCGCCACCGCGACCTGCTGCGCGACGCCGGCGGGGACGACCTCGAACTCTTCTTCCCCGACTTCGACACCCTTGCCAAGGTTCACGACAAGGTCGGTTTCACGCAGTTCTGCCGTCAGCTGGGGCTGCCCGCAGCCGAGTCGGTGACCGCGACGTCACGCTCCGAACTCCGGGCGGCCACGCAGCGCTGGCCACACTGGTTTGCGAGGGCGGCGTTCGGGCGTGGGGGACTCGACGTCGCCACCAACACCGGACCACTGGCGAGTGAATCGGATCTCGAGGAGATCACGCCCAGTCGGCAGGAACCCTGGCTGGTGCAGGAGTATCTGACCGGTGTGGACCGGTGCAGCTGGAGCGTGGTCCACCACGGCGAGGTGGTGCTGCATTCCTGCTACGAGCACCCGCTCACCATCGATGACCGCGGCGGCATCGTCTTCGAGTCGGTCGATTCACCCGAATCGCTGGCCGCAGCGCAGCGGATCGCTCGCGAGCTGAACTGGCATGGCCAGCTGAGCTTCGACTACCTCGTCACCGACGACGGGGTGCACCACATGGTCGAGTGCAATCCGCGTCCGACGGCCGGGTGCACACTCGCAACCGCGGCGGAATTCGACACCGCACTGTTCGCGCCCGCCGACCTCGTGGTGGTTCCGGCGGGACGGAAAAAGATGATCAAGGCGGCCGTCCTGCGTGACGCCCTCAAACACCCCTCGCACGCCCGACGCAACGCCGCGATCGCCAAGGGGGCCGGCGGGGTATACGACCAACCCCACGACCATCTACCGCTGCTCTTCTCGGCGCTGTCCCTGCAGCACGTGCTGGCCTACCGCAAGGTCCTCGGACTCGATCGCAACAAGCGGGAGGAGCTGGTGGCCACCCAGTTCTTCGATGTGCTGTGGGACGGATCGCCGATCGACTGA
- a CDS encoding MFS transporter yields the protein MRTRPTAAFFAVVYAFAVVMLGTTLPTPLYAIYAGDMGFGVTTTTVIFAVYAAGVIVALIAFGRASDVLGRRPLLLAGAALSLASALVFVTAGPEWQLIVGRVLSGLSAGIYAGAATAAVIESAPPAWRNRAPAVATAANIGGLGLGPLIAGLLAQWGPAPLRTPFLLDIVLLAVVFVGLWLIPEPNALVRDAPGRERARISVQRLSVPPEVRTVFTRAAIAAFAGFAVMGTFTGVTPSFMSHIVGIDSHAAAGLVVALLFLASATTQIVARGMPTETALVVGCAILVAGVGVVVGGLLAASMTLLVLGALIGGVGQGMSFSKGLAAVVAASPAARRAEVTSTYFVVAYVAISLPIVGQGIAAAHWGLRTAGVAFNIGVAALALLALVLTVIEVRRTPGTANPA from the coding sequence ATGCGCACCCGTCCCACCGCGGCGTTCTTCGCCGTCGTCTACGCCTTCGCGGTCGTCATGCTCGGCACGACGCTACCCACTCCCCTCTACGCCATCTATGCGGGCGACATGGGCTTTGGCGTCACAACGACGACGGTCATCTTCGCGGTCTACGCCGCCGGCGTGATCGTCGCGTTGATCGCATTCGGCCGCGCCTCCGACGTCCTCGGGCGTCGTCCGTTATTGCTCGCCGGCGCCGCGTTGTCCCTGGCCAGCGCGCTGGTCTTTGTCACGGCCGGACCCGAGTGGCAGCTCATCGTCGGGCGCGTGCTGTCGGGGCTCTCCGCCGGGATCTATGCGGGCGCGGCAACCGCCGCGGTGATCGAGTCGGCTCCGCCGGCGTGGCGGAACCGGGCGCCCGCGGTGGCCACGGCCGCCAACATCGGCGGGCTCGGCCTCGGCCCGCTGATCGCCGGTCTTCTCGCCCAATGGGGTCCGGCACCGCTGCGCACACCGTTCTTGCTCGACATCGTCTTGCTCGCCGTCGTCTTCGTCGGACTCTGGCTGATCCCCGAACCCAACGCACTCGTCCGGGATGCACCCGGCCGGGAGCGTGCCCGAATCTCGGTACAACGACTCTCGGTGCCGCCCGAGGTTCGCACCGTCTTCACCCGGGCCGCGATCGCGGCCTTCGCCGGCTTCGCGGTGATGGGGACGTTCACCGGTGTGACCCCGTCGTTCATGTCACATATCGTCGGCATCGACAGCCACGCCGCTGCCGGGCTGGTGGTGGCGCTACTGTTCCTGGCGTCGGCAACCACCCAGATCGTGGCCCGCGGGATGCCGACCGAGACCGCCCTGGTGGTGGGGTGCGCGATTCTGGTGGCCGGAGTGGGAGTGGTCGTCGGCGGACTCCTCGCCGCGTCGATGACGCTGCTCGTGCTCGGGGCGCTGATCGGCGGTGTCGGGCAGGGTATGTCCTTCAGCAAGGGTCTCGCCGCGGTCGTCGCGGCCAGCCCCGCCGCCCGGCGCGCCGAGGTCACCTCCACCTACTTCGTGGTGGCTTATGTCGCGATCTCCCTCCCGATCGTCGGGCAGGGCATCGCGGCGGCGCACTGGGGGCTGCGCACCGCCGGTGTCGCCTTCAACATCGGGGTGGCCGCCCTCGCGCTCCTCGCCCTCGTACTCACCGTCATCGAGGTCCGACGCACACCGGGGACCGCGAACCCGGCCTGA